A part of Cuculus canorus isolate bCucCan1 chromosome 23, bCucCan1.pri, whole genome shotgun sequence genomic DNA contains:
- the LOC128854348 gene encoding uncharacterized protein LOC128854348, whose product MLFSQWDRSLQGPSHRRLPALSGAERNRKEESRNRRSHCACVVYIMAAPGKVTAHAFPWRHPGKALRMRSVQHGGSKERHCACAPYSMVAPGKATAHAFRTAWRRLIFDRSAAQPMGALSAGPVALDMVQALDNEDLKTFARIMSYLRNMSSSLEDAFFSFPGHEEQGETELADGNDQVKNLLPNQDHYASQLLAQFGKWEDSKVSPTGVKSRKYGKQAGLLLEVPSTEVLLI is encoded by the exons ATGCTGTTCAGCCAATGGGATCGCTCCCTGCAGGGCCCGTCCCATCGGCGGCTGCCGGCACTGAGCGGAGCCGAACGCAATCGTAAGGAAGAGAGCCGCAACCGGAGGAGCCACTGCGCATGCGTCGTGTACATCATGGCGGCACCCGGGAAAGTCACTGCGCATGCGTTTC CATGGCGGCACCCAGGAAAGGCACTGCGCATGCGCTCCGTACAGCATGGCGGCTCCAAGGAAAGGCACTGCGCATGCGCTCCGTACAGCATGGTGGCGCCCGGGAAAGCCACTGCGCATGCGTTCCGTACAGCATGGCGGCGCCTGATTTTTGACCGCAGCgcggctcagccaatgggagcgctctCTGCAGGGCCCGTCGCATTG GACATGGTGCAAGCCCTGGACAATGAAGACCTGAAAACCTTTGCCAG GATCATGAGCTACCTCAGAAATATGAGCTCTTCTCTAGAAGATGCTTTtttcagcttccctggacaTGAAGAACAGG GTGAAACTGAGTTGGCGGATGGGAATGACCAGGTGAAGAATTTGCTCCCAAACCAGGACCACTATGCATCACAGCTCCTGG ctcagtTTGGGAAGTGGGAAGATTCAAAAGTGTCACCTACTGGAGTGAAATCCAGAAAATATGGCAAACAAGCAGGCTTGCTTTTGGAAGTTCCATCCACAGAAG